The Streptomyces sp. NBC_00454 DNA segment AGTCGGAGGAGATCACCTCCCTGCACTACTCGATGACGGGTACCGCGGAGGGCGAGCAGTTCTCGGGGGACGTCTCCATGCGGCTCAAGCCCGCGGTGGAGATGGCGATGAAGATCGGCACCTCGGGGGAGGGCGGCCAGACGGCAGAGATCCGCCTCGTCGACGGGGCCATGTTCATCGGGTCCGAGGGCAAGTGGCTCAAGTTCGACCTCAAGAGCCTGGACGCGGCCACCGCGCAGAAGCTGAACAGCGCGGGCGGCTCGGCGAACAAGACCGGCGAGAACCCCGGAGACCGGGCGGGCGAGCTGCTCAGGGCCAAGGACCTCAAGCTGGTCGGCGACGAGACCATCGACGGGGTGAAGACCAAGCACCTCAGCGGCACGGTCGGCCTCGACGAGATGCGGGCCGCGCTCGGCTCCGCGACCCCCGAGGCCAAGAAGCGCCAGGAGGAGTCCCTCAAGGGCCTGGAGGCGCAGGGCGTCAAGAGCCTGACCGTGGACATGTGGATCGACGAGTCGGACCACACCAAGCAGGTCCGCACCCGCGGTGAGGCGGCCAAGGGCCCGGTGGACACGACCATCAAGTTCCTGGACTTCAACAAGCCGGTCGAAGTGGCCGCGCCGCCCGCCGACCAGGTCGTCGACCTCGCCGAGATGATGAAGGGCGCCGGGACCGGCTGACCGCCGGTCCGGCGTGCACGACGTAGATCTTTTTTCATGGGGGAGTACGAGATGAACAAGGCTGTCTGGACACGAACCGGTGCCGCCCTGGCGGGCGCCGCACTCCTCGTGGGCGGCCTCACGGCCTGCGGCGGCGACGGGGCCGACGCGGGCAAGGGCGAGAAGTCCGGGTCGAAGGGGGCCGCGGCCAAGCCCCCGACGCCCCAGGAGGCCGTGAAGGCGGCCTACCTCAAGACGGTGGCCGCCAAGTTCGCCAAGGCCGAGGTGACCACCACCGACCCGGCCGGCAAGACCTCGGGGCAATCCGGCACCAAGGGCTGGTACCCGTCCAGCCACGACGTGGTGCTCAAGGGCGACGAGCCCGACACGCGCTCGATCATGATCGGCGACACCGTCTGGACCAAGCTGGACAAGCCCCTGGAGGGCAAGTCCTGGATGAAGATGAACCTGGCCAAGGACGGCAAGCCGGGCGTGCGGCGCAACGAGGACCCGGCCGAGTACCTCGCGATGCTCCTCGGTCAGGACACCGTCCGGTACGTGGGCGCGGAGCCGACCGACGGGGTGGAGGCCCAGCACTACAAGGCCGTCCTCACGGACACGGAACTGCTGAAGGCCGACGACGCCACGAAGGTCATGGAGGAGAAGAACCGCCAGTACCTCCACGAGGCGGTCAAGGGCATCAAGGAGCTCCGGATCGACCTGTGGATCGGCAAGGACGGCTACCCCGTCCGCTTCGACGCCACGGAGTCGGGGCCCGAGAACGGTCCGCTGCAGACCACGGCGAAGTTCTCCGCCTTCGCCGCGACTCCCGCCGTGGCCGCGCCGCCGGCCGAGGACACGGTGGACTTCGACGACGTCATGAAGGGCGTCGACGACAAGCTCAAGGACGTCGACAAGAGCCTCGCCGAGACGGAGAAGTCCCTCAAGGAGACCGACGAGAAGCTCAAGGGCCTCGGCCACTGAGGCCACTGAGCCCCCAGGACCCTTGCGGGGACCGGCCCGTGAGGGTCCCGGAGGGCGGATTTGCTTGACAACGACTGGTTCGCGTACGCTTCCGGAGAAGCCAAAGACCGCTGGTCGTTGCCGTGCCCGCAAGGGTGCGGTGGCCGAAGGATCCGCTAACTGCGGACGTCCTGCGCAGGTGATCAAGGAAAGTTCCCGGAATCCGTTCCGGTTGAGCTACGCCCTGGCGCCTGCGCCGGGGCGTTTCGTATTTATGCCCCTTCTGAGCGGTCCTCATCACCCGGAAGGAGGCCGACGCACTATGCCGACGCCCAACAAGGCTGCCGCGGTAGCCGAGCTCACGGACCAGTTCCGCGACTCGAACGCCGCCGTGCTGACCGAGTACCGGGGTCTCACCGTCGCGCAGCTCAAGACGCTGCGTCGCTCTCTCGGTGAGAACGCCCAGTACGCCGTGGTGAAGAACACGCTGACCAAGATTGCGGCCAACCAGGCCGGGATCACCGCGCTGGACGAGCACTTCGCTGGTCCCACCGCGGTCGCCTTCATCACCGGTGACCCGGTGGAGTCGGCGAAGAGCCTGCGTGACTTCGCCAAGGAAAACCCCAACCTCATCATCAAGGCGGGTGTCCTTGATGGTAAGGCGCTCACCGCCGATGAGATCAAGAAGCTTGCGGACCTCGAGTCCCGCGAGGTTCTGCTCAGCAAGCTGGCCGGCGCGTTCAAGGGCAAGCAGTCTCAGGCTGCCTCGCTCTTCCAGGCGCTGCCGTCGAAGTTCGTCCGCACTGCGGAAGCGCTTCGCGTCAAGCTCGCCGAGCAGGGCGGTGCCGAGTAATTCGGCTCGCGCACTGATCCACGCCGCCTAGTGCGTGGGTCAAAGCGGGCCGTTACGCCCGCCTCTATATACATCCGGCACCTGCCGATTTAGTGGAAGGATCGCCCATCATGGCGAAGCTCTCTCAGGAAGACCTGCTCGCTCAGTTCGAGGAGCTCACCCTCATCGAGCTCTCCGAGTTCGTTAAGGCGTTCGAGGAGAAGTTCGACGTCACCGCCGCCGCGGCCGTCGCCGTTGCGGGCCCGGGTGCCCCGGTTGCCGCTGAGGCCGCTGAGGAGCAGGACGAGTTCGACGTCATCCTCGAGGGTGCCGGCGACAAGAAGATCCAGGTCATCAAGGTCGTGCGCGAGCTCACCTCCCTGGGCCTCAAGGAGGCCAAGGACCTCGTCGACGGCGCTCCGAAGCCGATCCTCGAGAAGGTCGCCAAGGAGGCCGCTGACAAGGCTGCCGAGTCCCTCAAGGCTGCCGGCGCGTCTGTGACCGTCAAGTAACACCTCTGGGCCCCTTCTGGGACCCATTCAAAGGGCGATCACCCGTAAGGGTGGTCGCCCTTTGGCGTACCCGGAGTGCCTGATTTGCCCCCGTCTCGTTGGGGAGTAGGGTGATCATCGTTGCTCTGCGGCAGGGTCCTGAGATGATCCGCTCGGAGCAGGGGGCCTTGACGAACGGGACGCGGCGCGCAATTCTCAGACCGGTCGCGAGATGGGCTCGTTCGATCCGAGATCCGAGGCATGGATCTGGCCCGCATCGGGCATGGATTGACTACGAAGAGGGCAGTACTGTTACGCGCTCTGTGTGCGAGAGCCGCAGCGCGGGACACGCCGTAGGACGCAGGGTTGGTCCGTTTAAACGACATGGGGAAGGCCTGTTGCCGGTTTCCGGAAACCTGGTCTGGACATCAGTGAGCCGAGTGGCTACACTGACCCTTTGCGCTGCCTGTTAGCTGCCCCCTGCCCGTCGCCAGGGGCATGCCCACGCATGAGCACACTTGATTGAACGGCCCTGAGCTGGTCCTTTTGACCAGATGGGGGGCGCTTGTCTTCTGTGTCAGCTGGGACCGGTACGCGCGTAGTGAGTCCGAGCCCTCGGAAGGACCCCCTCTTGGCCGCCTCGCGCAACGCCTCGACCAATACGAACAACGGTGCCAGCACCGCCCCGCTGCGCATCTCCTTTGCAAAGATCAAGGAGCCCCTCGAGGTTCCGAACCTCCTGGCGCTGCAGACCGAGAGCTTTGACTGGCTGCTCGGCAACGCCGCCTGGAAGTCTCGCGTCGAGTCGGCGCTTGAGAGCGGACAGGACGTTCCCACCAAGTCCGGTCTGGAAGAGATCTTCGAGGAGATCTCGCCGATCGAGGACTTCTCCGGGTCGATGTCGCTGACGTTCCGCGACCACCGTTTCGAGCCGGCGAAGAACTCGGTCGACGAGTGCAAGGACCGCGACTTCACGTTCGCGGCGCCGCTTTTCGTCACCGCCGAGTTCACGAACAACGAGACCGGAGAGATCAAGTCTCAGACGGTCTTCATGGGCGATTTCCCGCTCATGACCAACAAGGGCACCTTCGTCATCAACGGCACCGAGCGTGTCGTCGTGTCGCAGCTCGTCCGTTCCCCTGGTGTCTACTTCGACTCCTCCATCGACAAGACGTCCGACAAGGACATCTTCGCCGCCAAGATCATCCCTTCCCGGGGTGCCTGGCTCGAGATGGAGATCGACAAGCGCGACATGGTCGGTGTTCGCATCGACCGCAAGCGCAAGCAGTCCGTCACCGTCCTCCTGAAGGCTCTCGGCTGGACCACCGAGCAGATCCTCGAGGAGTTCGGCGAGTACGAGTCCATGCGCGCCACCCTGGAGAAGGACCACACCCAGGGCCAGGACGACGCGCTGCTCGACATCTACCGCAAGCTGCGTCCGGGCGAACCGCCGACCCGCGAGGCCGCTCAGACGCTGCTCGAGAACCTCTACTTCAACCCGAAGCGCTACGACCTCGCGAAGGTCGGCCGCTACAAGGTGAACAAGAAGCTCGGCGCGGACGAGCCGCTGGACGCCGGCGTGCTCACCACCGACGACGTCATCGCGACCATCAAGTACCTGGTCAAGCTGCACGCCGGTGAGACCGAGACCGTCGGTGAGTCGGGTCGTTCGATCGTCGTCGAGACCGACGACATCGACCACTTCGGCAACCGTCGTCTGCGCAACGTCGGCGAGCTCATCCAGAACCAGGTCCGCACGGGTCTGGCTCGTATGGAGCGCGTCGTCC contains these protein-coding regions:
- the rplL gene encoding 50S ribosomal protein L7/L12; the encoded protein is MAKLSQEDLLAQFEELTLIELSEFVKAFEEKFDVTAAAAVAVAGPGAPVAAEAAEEQDEFDVILEGAGDKKIQVIKVVRELTSLGLKEAKDLVDGAPKPILEKVAKEAADKAAESLKAAGASVTVK
- a CDS encoding LppX_LprAFG lipoprotein, coding for MYRNRKKTAGAALAAVLLVGGATACEGGQKDGAGKAGDPSAAPSAQGAGKGAVEAAPAAYLEKVKAKSEEITSLHYSMTGTAEGEQFSGDVSMRLKPAVEMAMKIGTSGEGGQTAEIRLVDGAMFIGSEGKWLKFDLKSLDAATAQKLNSAGGSANKTGENPGDRAGELLRAKDLKLVGDETIDGVKTKHLSGTVGLDEMRAALGSATPEAKKRQEESLKGLEAQGVKSLTVDMWIDESDHTKQVRTRGEAAKGPVDTTIKFLDFNKPVEVAAPPADQVVDLAEMMKGAGTG
- the rplJ gene encoding 50S ribosomal protein L10, with amino-acid sequence MPTPNKAAAVAELTDQFRDSNAAVLTEYRGLTVAQLKTLRRSLGENAQYAVVKNTLTKIAANQAGITALDEHFAGPTAVAFITGDPVESAKSLRDFAKENPNLIIKAGVLDGKALTADEIKKLADLESREVLLSKLAGAFKGKQSQAASLFQALPSKFVRTAEALRVKLAEQGGAE